Proteins encoded by one window of Minwuia thermotolerans:
- a CDS encoding amidohydrolase family protein, with protein sequence MSITPISADSHITEPPDCYSARIDKAWREKAPHIVKDPKFGEVFVIPGFDKPIPMGLVAAAGRDPKDLNFNTQNYGDLHPGGYDPKARLADQDRDGIFGEIIYPSVGMMLCNHPDFDYKKACFDAYNIWLQEYCDFAPGRLFGMPQIAMRTVDEGIADLMDLKARGFRGIMMPGEPAVADYDDPIYDPFYEAAVDLKMPLSFHILTSSNAAAGRTRGPRINSFQSIIRGNQDILGTFIFGGVFDRHPDLKIVCVEADAGWAPHWMYRADHAYKRHRYWMKCDELQRLPSEYFLEHIYLTFQDDWSAFQMKDLLNVDRLMWANDFPHSDATWPWSQEILAEQTVNLSDHEKQRILRDNVRELYDLPIQ encoded by the coding sequence ATGAGCATCACGCCGATTTCCGCCGATTCTCACATCACCGAGCCGCCGGACTGCTATTCCGCGCGCATCGACAAGGCCTGGCGTGAGAAGGCGCCGCATATCGTCAAGGACCCGAAGTTCGGCGAGGTCTTCGTCATTCCCGGCTTCGACAAGCCGATCCCGATGGGGCTCGTGGCCGCCGCGGGGCGGGATCCGAAGGATCTCAACTTCAACACCCAGAACTACGGCGACCTGCATCCGGGCGGCTACGATCCCAAGGCGCGGCTGGCCGACCAGGATCGCGACGGAATCTTTGGCGAAATCATCTATCCTTCGGTCGGCATGATGCTCTGCAATCATCCAGACTTCGACTACAAGAAGGCCTGCTTCGACGCCTACAACATCTGGCTGCAGGAGTATTGCGACTTCGCCCCCGGCCGGCTGTTCGGCATGCCCCAGATCGCGATGCGCACGGTAGACGAAGGTATCGCCGACCTGATGGACCTGAAGGCGCGCGGCTTCCGCGGCATCATGATGCCGGGCGAGCCGGCGGTCGCCGACTATGACGACCCCATCTACGATCCATTCTACGAAGCCGCGGTCGACCTGAAGATGCCGCTGTCGTTCCACATCCTGACGTCGAGCAACGCCGCCGCCGGCCGCACGCGGGGGCCGCGGATCAACTCCTTCCAGTCGATCATCCGCGGCAATCAGGACATCCTGGGCACCTTCATCTTCGGCGGCGTCTTCGACCGGCATCCGGACCTGAAGATCGTCTGCGTCGAGGCCGACGCCGGCTGGGCGCCCCACTGGATGTACCGCGCCGACCACGCCTACAAGCGCCACCGTTACTGGATGAAGTGCGACGAGCTGCAGCGCCTGCCGTCCGAGTATTTCCTGGAGCACATCTACCTGACGTTTCAGGACGACTGGTCGGCCTTCCAGATGAAGGATCTGCTGAACGTGGACCGCCTGATGTGGGCCAACGATTTCCCCCATTCGGACGCCACCTGGCCCTGGTCGCAGGAGATCCTGGCAGAGCAGACCGTCAATCTGTCCGATCACGAAAAGCAACGCATCCTGCGCGACAATGTGCGGGAACTCTACGACCTGCCGATCCAGTAG
- a CDS encoding N-acyl-D-amino-acid deacylase family protein — MLDLKITNGTIVDGTGAKGWKGDIGVKDGRIVAMGKVDGDAERTIDAKGHVVAPGFVDIHTHYDAQVVWDRMLSISPWHGVTTAVMGNCGFAVAPTRREHRDLIMRTLENVEGMSVAALTSGLGDWGFESFPEYLDALEKLGTAINISVFCGHTPLRLYVMGEEATEREANADELAEMKRLVEEAMDAGAIGFATSKAVTHTGYAGRPVPSRLASMQEIETLAGVLGEKDKGILQATIGRELFIPEFERIARQTGRPVTWTAMLAGTQLADGTAEEHLERTRELKNQGLDIVPQVTPRALMFEIQMKAPFIFEPVSVFKPVRGASFEEKKRLYADADFRDAFRHKLSGNIRPGFQRSFDMTIIADVPGHPELAEMTLADAAAQAGKHPTDFMLDISLSTDLEARFRMPVANHFEDEVEPLLKDGNTVIGLSDAGAHASQLCDACLPTHLLGRWVREKKVFSIEEAVRMLTSRPAEVFGITDRGTLAEGRPADIVIFDPETVGCGPVQRVWDFPAGADRLISEADGIDAVIVNGTVIRQDNADAVDPNGPLPGNLLRGGHA; from the coding sequence ATGCTCGATCTCAAGATCACCAACGGAACCATCGTCGACGGCACCGGCGCGAAGGGCTGGAAGGGCGATATCGGCGTCAAGGACGGCCGGATCGTCGCCATGGGCAAGGTGGACGGGGACGCCGAGCGCACCATCGACGCGAAGGGCCATGTCGTCGCGCCGGGCTTCGTCGACATCCACACCCATTACGACGCGCAGGTCGTCTGGGACCGGATGCTGTCGATCTCGCCCTGGCACGGCGTCACCACGGCCGTGATGGGCAATTGCGGCTTCGCTGTTGCGCCGACGCGGCGCGAGCACCGCGACCTGATCATGCGCACGCTGGAGAACGTCGAGGGCATGAGTGTGGCCGCACTGACGAGCGGCCTGGGCGACTGGGGCTTCGAGAGCTTCCCGGAGTATCTCGACGCGCTGGAGAAGCTGGGCACCGCGATCAACATCAGCGTCTTCTGCGGCCACACGCCGCTCCGGCTCTACGTCATGGGCGAGGAAGCGACGGAGCGCGAGGCCAACGCCGACGAGCTGGCTGAAATGAAACGCCTCGTCGAGGAGGCGATGGACGCCGGCGCCATCGGCTTCGCCACCTCCAAGGCCGTGACCCATACGGGCTACGCCGGACGGCCCGTGCCGAGCCGCCTCGCCTCCATGCAGGAGATCGAGACGCTGGCCGGCGTGCTGGGCGAGAAGGACAAGGGCATCCTGCAGGCCACCATCGGCCGCGAGCTGTTCATCCCGGAATTCGAGCGGATTGCGCGCCAGACGGGCCGCCCCGTGACCTGGACCGCCATGCTGGCGGGTACGCAACTCGCCGACGGCACCGCGGAAGAGCATCTCGAGCGCACCCGGGAGCTGAAGAACCAGGGCCTCGACATCGTGCCCCAGGTCACGCCGCGGGCGCTGATGTTCGAGATCCAGATGAAGGCGCCCTTCATCTTCGAGCCCGTCTCGGTCTTCAAGCCGGTGCGCGGCGCCAGCTTCGAGGAGAAGAAGCGCCTCTACGCCGACGCGGACTTCCGCGACGCGTTCCGCCACAAGCTGTCGGGCAATATCCGTCCCGGCTTCCAGCGCAGCTTCGACATGACCATCATCGCCGACGTCCCGGGCCATCCCGAACTGGCGGAGATGACCCTGGCGGATGCCGCCGCCCAGGCCGGCAAGCATCCGACGGATTTCATGCTCGACATCTCCCTGTCGACCGATCTGGAGGCGCGCTTCCGCATGCCGGTGGCGAACCATTTCGAGGACGAAGTGGAGCCGCTGTTGAAGGACGGCAACACGGTGATCGGCCTCTCCGACGCCGGGGCGCACGCCAGCCAGCTCTGCGACGCCTGCCTGCCGACGCATCTGCTCGGCCGCTGGGTGCGGGAGAAGAAGGTCTTCTCCATCGAGGAGGCCGTGCGGATGCTGACCAGCCGACCGGCGGAGGTCTTCGGCATCACCGACCGGGGCACACTGGCCGAGGGCCGGCCCGCGGACATCGTGATCTTCGATCCCGAGACCGTCGGCTGCGGACCCGTCCAGCGTGTCTGGGATTTTCCGGCCGGCGCAGACCGGCTGATCTCGGAAGCCGACGGCATCGACGCGGTGATTGTCAACGGCACCGTAATCCGGCAGGACAATGCCGACGCCGTGGACCCCAACGGTCCCCTTCCTGGAAACCTGCTGCGTGGTGGACATGCCTGA
- the istB gene encoding IS21-like element helper ATPase IstB, producing MSDAPKILLADHLKTLKLPTFLREYDKLARQCAAEGQDHVRFLARLVELELIDRERRMIERSENVIALGPSGAGKTHVALALGLAACQQGMSVRFTTAAALVNDLMQARDERRLLRLQKQMAGVKLLIIDELGFVPLSRTGAELLFEMISQRYERGSTLFTSNLPFDEWTETFGTERLTGALLDRLTHHVTILKMNGESYRLAQSRARKAARSP from the coding sequence ATGAGTGACGCCCCGAAGATCCTGCTCGCGGATCATCTGAAGACGCTGAAGCTGCCGACCTTCCTGCGGGAATATGACAAGCTCGCCCGACAGTGCGCCGCCGAAGGCCAGGACCATGTCCGGTTCCTGGCCCGTCTGGTCGAGTTGGAACTGATCGACCGCGAGCGGCGGATGATCGAGCGGAGCGAGAATGTCATTGCGCTTGGGCCCAGCGGCGCGGGCAAGACCCATGTCGCCCTCGCTCTCGGCCTGGCCGCCTGCCAACAGGGCATGTCGGTCCGCTTCACCACGGCCGCCGCGCTGGTCAACGACCTGATGCAAGCCCGCGACGAACGACGGCTGCTCCGCCTGCAAAAGCAGATGGCCGGCGTCAAGCTGCTGATCATCGATGAGTTGGGCTTCGTGCCCTTGTCCAGGACCGGCGCCGAGTTGCTGTTCGAAATGATCTCCCAGCGGTATGAGCGAGGCTCTACGCTGTTCACCAGCAACCTGCCATTCGATGAATGGACCGAGACCTTCGGCACCGAGCGTCTGACCGGTGCGCTGCTCGACCGGCTGACACACCACGTCACCATCCTCAAGATGAACGGCGAGAGCTACAGGCTTGCCCAAAGCCGCGCCCGCAAGGCCGCCAGAAGCCCATAA